Part of the Imperialibacter roseus genome, GGAGCGTAACTTGTATGGTGAAAACGACCGGGATCAGTATTTCAGTACCAAAATGGGCGTAACGGGACTCAGCTACACAAAGCCACTTAGCAGCAACACTTTAATGAAGGCAACGCTGGCGGCCTCTGCTGGTAGTCAGGATGCCCAGCACTATTTTATCTACAGGCATGTGGATGCCGAAGGATTTTATGCTGTCGATTCCCTGCCTCAGATTCTTGGCTATCAGTTCAACCAGGCAAAATATTCAGCCATTCTCACCTTTTATCAAAAGCTGAACGCTAAAAACTCCCTTGTTTACGGCTTCAACAACGACCTGTACAGTTTCAACTTTCTTGACAGCGCAAGAGTGCTTCAGGATAGTGGAGTCGACTTCAGTGAGTTTACGACAAGGTGGAACTCGCAGGAGCAGGCTGTCCTTCTTCAGCCCTATGTGCAGTGGAAGCACAAGTTCAACGACAGACTGAGCTTGGTATCGGGGCTGCATAGCCAATACTTTAGCCTCAGCAAAAGCTTTTCACCCATAGAACCAAGAGCAGGGGTGGCCTGGCAAATGGGAAAAGGTCAGAGCCTCAATGCAGGAGTAGGGCTTCATAGTCAAATACAGCCAACCTACCTTTATTTTTATTCCAAGCCGGGGGCTTCAGGTCTTTACAATCGGGAGATGGACTTTACAAAGAGCATTCATTATGTGGCTTCGTATGCTAAGATGGTTACTGCCAATATCCGGTTCAAAACCGAAGTGTATTATCAGTACTTGTTTAATATTCCTGTTGAGAGAAACAGCTCCTCTTTTTCTCTGGTCAACACGGGGGCAGGCTTTTCCCGATTCTTCCCCGACTCCCTGGTAAACACAGGGAAGAGTAGAAATTATGGCATAGAATTTACACTCGACAGGGCTTTTACGGGTGGTTATTTTTTCATGCTCACCACTTCCCTGTTTGAATCAAAATACAAAGGCAGCGATGGTGTGCTAAGAGACACTGACTTTAATGGGAATTATGCAGTCAACGCACTTTTCACAAAAGAATGGACTATCATGAAAGACAATTTGATTGGCCTGGGAACCAAAATCACCACCGCTGGGGGTAGAAGGTATGGTCCGGCAGACCCTGTAGCTTCGGAGAGAGAAAAAGAGGTGATTTATGTTGACGAAACAAGAAATTCACTTCAATTTCCGCCTTATTTTCGAGCCGATATTCGCATCAACTACCGCATTAACAGACCAAAGCTAAGCCACGAGATTGCAGTGGACCTTGTCAACATATTGGGCATCAAAAATGTGCTGAAGTTAAGCTGGGCACCTGATCAAACCGACCCTTCTGCTGACCCCATTCGCAGGGAATATCAACTCGGGTTTTTACCGCTGTTTTACTATCGGGTAGATTTTTCGCTTTAATCGAAGCGACCGTGCTCGGCGGCTGATGGGTTTTGTCTAAGGCGGGTAAGAAATTGTTGAGTTGGTATAAACGGAAAAAATAGCTTTTGAGCTGTAATATCCTTTATTTAAAGGCTACTAATTCAATATACTGAACCATTAATCAAACTAATTATGAAACGTTTATCTTATTTGGTCATCATTTTGGCCCTCACTTGCACCGGAATTTCAACCGCTCAGGCCCAGAATGTTGACGATATACTGGCTAGCTACTTCGAAATCACAGGTGGGCTTAGCAACTGGAAAAACCTGAAGAGCATGAAAATGACCGGTAAAATGCTGCAGGGTGGCCTGGAATTCCCAGCTGTTATGTCGCAGAAGTACCCCAACAAGTTTAGAATGGATATTGATATTCAGGGAAAGAAGATCATTCAGGCTTACGACGGAAAAGAAGGATGGATGATCAATCCACTGGCCCAAATTACTGAGCCCAAAGTGCTTACTGCCGAAGAGGTGAAAGAAATGGAAGACAACCAGATGGAAGATGAGTTCATTGACTACAAAAGCAAAGGACACGCTGTAGCATTGGACGGAGAGGAGAACATTGAAGGAACTGATTGCTTTAAAGTGAAGCTCACGAAGAAAAGTGGGGATATTGAGTATCACTTTTTCGATAAAGACAATAACGTGCCTATTATGGTCAGAACTTTTGCCAAATCAGGCCCTACTGAAGGTCAGCCAGTGGAAACTTTCATGAGTGACTACGATGCTGTTGGTGATTTTATGCTTCCGTTTTCGATGACGACTAAGTTTCAAGGTCAAACTGTGATGCAGATAGTTGTAGACAGCTACGACCTGAATGCCACATTGGACGACTCGGTGTTTGCACTTCCTAAATAATATCCTGAGGCCTGCGTTCCAGCGGGCCTCTGTATTTCCTGCATTCAGTTAACCCCATTTCTATGAAAAAACTTATATCTGTGTGGTTGCCTGTTCTGGCGGCCATTGTCATATCTCCGTTTTCTCTATTTGCCCAGTCTTCTATAAAAACAAGTGACCTTTTTGGAGACATCAGGGCACGACACATTGGCCCGGCGCTGATGAGCGGAAGAATTTCTGATATCGACGTGGTCAACAGCAAGCCCGAAGTAATTTATGTCGGAGCAGCTGGAGGAGGTGTATGGAAATCGCAGAGTGCCGGGGCTTTGTTTACATCAGTTTTTGACGAGCATACCCAATCAATTGGTAAGGTGACCATTGATCAAAACCACCCCGACACTGTGTGGGTCGGAACGGGCGAAACCTGGGTAAGAAACAGTGCGTCGGTAGGCGATGGCATCTACAAAACCACTGACGGAGGTTCTTCATGGAAAAACATGGGGCTGAAAGACTCCGAAAGGATCAGCGATATTATTGTTGACCCCACCAATTCAAATACCGTGTATGTGGGCGTGCTGGGCCATCTTTGGAATGACCACGAAGAGCGTGGGGTTTATAAAACAACCGATGGTGGAGAAACATGGCAAAAGATGCTTTATGTCAACCCTCAAACTGGCTGTGCTGACCTCACAATGGATCCGGAAGATCCGAATACACTGTATGCAGCCATGTGGGACTTCCGCCGTACGCCGTATTCGTTTAGATCAGGAGGGCCGGGAAGTGGATTACATAAAACTACCGATGGCGGCAAGACCTGGACTAAAGTAACCCAGGGCCTGCCTAAAGGCACACTGGGCAGGCTGGCAGTGGAAATTGCGCCGTCTAACCGCAATATTATCTACTTATCAGTGGAGGCGGACAGGGAAGAGGAAAAGGGACTCTACCGGTCTGATAACGCCGGTGAATCATTTACCCTCGTCAATGGCGACTTTAACAATAAAGTGAGGCCTTTCTACTTTGCCAGGTTGACGGTTTCTCCTTCCAACGAAAAAATTGTTTATAAATGCGGGCTGCAATTGATCATGTCGGAAGACAGCGGTGCTACCTTTAAAATCATTGACAGCGGCATGCACTCCGACATCCATGCTGTGTGGATTCATCCTACCGATTCAAAATTCAATTTGGCAGGCACTGATGGCGGGCTTTACAGAACGCTCGACAATGGCAATACCTATACAATGTTCATGAACCTGCCGCTGGCACAATACTACCATGTGAGCGTTGATATGGAGGAGCCTTTTAATATTTATGGTGGGCTTCAGGACAATGGCTCGTGGAGGGGGCCATCCAAAAGTCAGGGAGGTATAGCCAGCAAAGACTGGCAGTTTGTGCTGGGGGGCGATGGCTTTGCTGCCCATGTCGATTCAGAAGACAAAAATGTAGTGTATGCCGAAGCTCAGGGCGGCGAGATAAGCCGGGTGAACCTACTCTCTGCTGACAGCAAAGACATCAAACCTTACCCAAGGGTAGGCGAAGCGGAGTTTCGTTTCAATTGGAATGCGCCGATTCACAAAAGCCCGTCAAACCCGAAACGACTTTACTTTGGTAGCCAGTTCTTGTTTATGTCGGAAGACAAGGGAGAATCATGGAATCGACTTTCTCCCGACCTGACCACCAACGACCCAACCCGTCAACAGCAAAAGCAGTCTGGTGGTCTTTCGACCGACAACTCAGCGGCTGAAAACAACACAACGATTTATGCCATTGCCGAGTCGCCGCTCGATGAAAAACTGATTTGGGTAGGTACTGATGATGGCAACCTGCAGGTAACCACCGATGGAGGAGCTACATGGACAAATGTTTCTCCCAACATCTCAGGATTGCCCGCTAAAAGCTGGTGTACGAGCGTGGAGCCTGGTCACTTCGATAAAAACACCATATATGTCACGTTCGATCACCACCGGATGGGCGAAATACAACCTTACTTGTTTAAGAGTGCTGATCTTGGTAAAACATGGGTTTCACTTGCAACACCTGATATTTCTGGCTATGCCTTGTCGGTGCGGGAAGATTTAGTGAATCAAAATCTCATATTTCTTGGCACTGAATTCGGGCTCTACATTTCAGTGGACGGCGGATCAAATTGGGGTAGGTTCTCCAACAACGTGCCGAAAGTTGGCGTCAGAGACATGGTGATTCACCCAAGGGACAATGCCCTGGTTTTAGCAACCCATGGCCGGGGTGTTATCATCATCGATGATTTGCCAGCGCTGAGGGCACTTACTCCGGAAGTCATGGACAAACCTTTTACTTTTTTTGATAGTCCTCAAGCCTATACTTCAGGCTTTGATTTTGGTGGTGGTTGGTTTGGTGGAGCAGGCGAATTCGTGGGGCAGAACCCTAATGAGGCTCCTCGTATTATCTACTTTCAGCAGAAGCGACATGTATTCGGCAAAATGTTCATTCAGGTGTTTGATGAGGCGGGTGATATGATCAAGGAACTTCCGGCTGGCAAGTCGGCCGGTGTCAATATTGTGGACATGCCCACCAGAATGGATAAGCCAAAGGCAGCTCCGACCAACAACCGGATGTCGCTGATTGGTAATGTATTTGGCCCTGACCTGCCTGGCGGCACCTATAAGGCAGTGGTGACGAAGGGCAAGGAAACGTTTGAGACTACTTACACTGTTGGCTACGACCCCAAGTCGCCGCACTCTGTCGAAGACCGAAAGCTGCAGGAGCAAACTGTGCGGAAACTTTATGACATGACAGAGCAGATGGCCTGGGTATACGATGTGTCTTCGAAGTTGCAGCAGCAAGCTGAAGATTTGGCCAGGAGCCAGCCTAAGCTGGCAAAGAAGGCAACAGCCTACGCCAGGTCGGTTCAGGTATTTAAAGACAATCTGGTGTTCCTCGGAGGGGATTTCTATGTCAATGAGGACGAACGACTCAGTGAGAAGATAAGTCAAATTTACGGCACAATCACCCGCTACCCAGGCAGGCCTTCACAGTCTCACCTGGATAGAATAGCCACGCTGGAAGCTGATTTTAAAGTCGAACAGCTGAAGTTTGCTGCCTTAACTGGCGAAGAGCTACAGAAATTAAATTCGGCTATTGAAAAAGCAGGAGTAGAGGCACTGAAAGTGCAGAGCTTTGAGGCATTCAAAGCGAGTGAATAAATGAAAAA contains:
- a CDS encoding TonB-dependent receptor gives rise to the protein MGKKLLCALSLLFCVMLAEAQITQTVTGTVIEKETKLPLPGVNVLLADTLGAVGTVTDLNGVFILRNVPLGRRSFRFSFIGYKETSLSNILVTSGKELSLAVEMEESVEALQEVVIQASASNEPMNDMAVVSVRAFTVEETDRYAGSRGDPARMASNFAGVQGADDSRNDIVIRGNSPQGVLWQLEGINIPNPNHFSIPGTAGGPVSIINNKILANSDFYTGAFPAEYGNSIAGVFDLRMRNGNNRRHEFSGQLGFLGTEVFGEGPLSKKHTSSYLFNYRYSTLSLFSSLGIDIGTSAVPKYQDMAFRLNFPLKGGGSISAFGIGGDSDIDILISEQKKPERNLYGENDRDQYFSTKMGVTGLSYTKPLSSNTLMKATLAASAGSQDAQHYFIYRHVDAEGFYAVDSLPQILGYQFNQAKYSAILTFYQKLNAKNSLVYGFNNDLYSFNFLDSARVLQDSGVDFSEFTTRWNSQEQAVLLQPYVQWKHKFNDRLSLVSGLHSQYFSLSKSFSPIEPRAGVAWQMGKGQSLNAGVGLHSQIQPTYLYFYSKPGASGLYNREMDFTKSIHYVASYAKMVTANIRFKTEVYYQYLFNIPVERNSSSFSLVNTGAGFSRFFPDSLVNTGKSRNYGIEFTLDRAFTGGYFFMLTTSLFESKYKGSDGVLRDTDFNGNYAVNALFTKEWTIMKDNLIGLGTKITTAGGRRYGPADPVASEREKEVIYVDETRNSLQFPPYFRADIRINYRINRPKLSHEIAVDLVNILGIKNVLKLSWAPDQTDPSADPIRREYQLGFLPLFYYRVDFSL
- a CDS encoding WD40/YVTN/BNR-like repeat-containing protein, yielding MKKLISVWLPVLAAIVISPFSLFAQSSIKTSDLFGDIRARHIGPALMSGRISDIDVVNSKPEVIYVGAAGGGVWKSQSAGALFTSVFDEHTQSIGKVTIDQNHPDTVWVGTGETWVRNSASVGDGIYKTTDGGSSWKNMGLKDSERISDIIVDPTNSNTVYVGVLGHLWNDHEERGVYKTTDGGETWQKMLYVNPQTGCADLTMDPEDPNTLYAAMWDFRRTPYSFRSGGPGSGLHKTTDGGKTWTKVTQGLPKGTLGRLAVEIAPSNRNIIYLSVEADREEEKGLYRSDNAGESFTLVNGDFNNKVRPFYFARLTVSPSNEKIVYKCGLQLIMSEDSGATFKIIDSGMHSDIHAVWIHPTDSKFNLAGTDGGLYRTLDNGNTYTMFMNLPLAQYYHVSVDMEEPFNIYGGLQDNGSWRGPSKSQGGIASKDWQFVLGGDGFAAHVDSEDKNVVYAEAQGGEISRVNLLSADSKDIKPYPRVGEAEFRFNWNAPIHKSPSNPKRLYFGSQFLFMSEDKGESWNRLSPDLTTNDPTRQQQKQSGGLSTDNSAAENNTTIYAIAESPLDEKLIWVGTDDGNLQVTTDGGATWTNVSPNISGLPAKSWCTSVEPGHFDKNTIYVTFDHHRMGEIQPYLFKSADLGKTWVSLATPDISGYALSVREDLVNQNLIFLGTEFGLYISVDGGSNWGRFSNNVPKVGVRDMVIHPRDNALVLATHGRGVIIIDDLPALRALTPEVMDKPFTFFDSPQAYTSGFDFGGGWFGGAGEFVGQNPNEAPRIIYFQQKRHVFGKMFIQVFDEAGDMIKELPAGKSAGVNIVDMPTRMDKPKAAPTNNRMSLIGNVFGPDLPGGTYKAVVTKGKETFETTYTVGYDPKSPHSVEDRKLQEQTVRKLYDMTEQMAWVYDVSSKLQQQAEDLARSQPKLAKKATAYARSVQVFKDNLVFLGGDFYVNEDERLSEKISQIYGTITRYPGRPSQSHLDRIATLEADFKVEQLKFAALTGEELQKLNSAIEKAGVEALKVQSFEAFKASE